Genomic window (Pseudovibrio brasiliensis):
GCGCAGCGAGTCTTCAGCCGCTTCTGGATAGCGGAAGGAAACATTCTGGAAGGTAACTGCACCGGAAGTGATCCGGCTGTTTACATAAGTCCGGTTCGGCCTACGTTCAGCTGGCAGGTCCATCAGACCAGACAGCATCTTATAGGAATGCATCGTCTGGCGTAGACGCGTCAAAGTACCCGCAATGGAGGACAGCGGCGCAAGCACACGGCCAGAAAGCATCATCGCTGCGATCAGGCCACCCATGTTTACAGCACCTTCATTGACCAGATAAACGCCCCAGACAACGATGCAGATAGAAACCAATGCCTGCGCAAAGCCCGTAAGAGACTGCGCCAACGTGGACCAGTAACGCCCTTTGAGAATTGCAGCCGCACTGGAGGCAACAGAACGCTCCCACTTGATTTGCATGGAGCTTTCAGCATTGAGCGCACGAATGGTATCGATATTCGCGATACTCTCCACTAGAACGGAATGGCGCATAGCGCTTTCCTTGGTCGCCTGATCAACTGATCCGGCAAGCGCAAGCTGAACCAGCAGATTAATCAGAATAACAACCGGAACCGCCGCAAGCGGCACATAGGCAATCGGACCGACAATGATGAACAGCACCATCACGAACAAACCGATGAAACACATGTCAATCAGAGCAACCAATGAGGAGGACGTGAAGAACTCACGAACAGTCTCAAACTCTTTGATGTGGTTGGCAAACTGACCGGTGGATCCTGGACGGTTCTCCAGATCCAGACCAAGCGCATGAGAAAAGATCCGAGAGGCAATAGCAAGATCTGCCTGCTTACCCGTCATGTTAATGATCGAGCTGCGCGCAGTCTTTAAAACTCCATCAAACACCAGTGCCAGCACAACCCCGGCAGCAAGCGCCCACAGCGTTGGAACAGCAAAGTTCGGCAGAACCCGATCATAAACGTTCATGATAAAGAGCGGAGACGCCAATGCCAGACTGTTGATCACCAGTGCCGCAATGGCAACGTGAATGTAGTCCTTCCAAAAACCCGCGATAACACCCCAGAACCAATGCCCGTCTCGCCCTGATCCCATACCACTAATCTCAGAGGTCATGTTCACCGGCTTGAAGAAGATTGCATGACCACTGTAGAGCTCCTCCAGAGCCCCAATAGAAAGGATCTGCTGCTCTTCAGGCTTTTCTGCATCTACGATGGACGCATGCCCGGTATTCTCATTCAGCTCTTTCAAAATACGAAGACTTCCGTCCTCAAACACAAGGATCGCAGGAAGCGAGATTGCCGGAATGGTAGCTGCTTTCTTCTTGACGACCAACGCCCGCATTCCGCAGTTGGATGCGGCGCGTTCAACCAGCTTGATGGAAAGCCGCTGACCATCGTATGGCAACCCTGCAAGAATGACCGAAGCCGTTGCATAGTTGCCGTAACTTCGGGCGATGTACTTGATCGCCTCAATCAGCGGATCTTTGACGTTCACTTCAGCTGAGTTTTCAGTCTCGACGGTCATTACAGTCTCATCATTCCTAACGACAAAAGGGAGCCGCAAAGGCTCCCTTCCTGAAGAAAATTTCGGCTATGCGTGCAGGCTACACCATTAACGAAGTGGTTCAATCTGGAAACCTGCTGCCTGAGGGAAGACCGAAGTGTTCCCGCGGCGATCAGCTCTTGCCTCAGCTGGTGGCGTGATGTCGAACATCGCCAGCAGATTACCCGTGGTACCCTGCAGCTGGTAGGTAGAGAACTTGAGGATGTACTCAGCTGAAATCAGATCGATACGGCTGTTAAACAACGCATTTTCTGCGTTCAGCACGTCCAGCAAAGAACGCTGACCGATGTTGTATTCCTGACGGTATCCGCTCACAACGCGCTGATTTGCAGAAACAGACTGGCGCAACGCAGAGATACGCTCGCGGGTTGTCTGAACAGACGCCCATGCCTGCTCAACAGCCTCATCGGTTTCACGGCGCATGCGGTCTACGCGAGCCTGAGCTTCAGCAAGCTGCTCAACAGCACGACCACGCATCGCACTGTCATAACCGCCGTTGTACAGGTTCCACTTCAGACGAACCATGATGCGGTAGTCATCACTGCGGCCTTCATAACCATTCAGGTCATCACCAAAGTTCGCAGAACCATTCAAAGTAACGCGCGGCATAAAAGAAGAGCTGCTCTGCTCAAGCGCAAAACCAGCAGCATCTGTATCTGCCTCAGCAGAAAGGATCAGCGGGTTGCTCTGACGAGACATGGCAAGCGCAGAGGAAAGACTCTTAGCAGCAGCAGAGTTTGCTGCAGAAACAGCCATCAGATTATTTGGAGCAACACCAACCACACGGCGATACTTCGCCATCGCATCCAGCAAAGACTTGCGAACGCTTGCAGTGATCATACGGGTCGCAGCCACACGTTCCTGAACCTGAGCAAGGTCAGCCGCGCCGGTTTCACCGCCGTCGTAACGCTCTTTAACTTCACGTGCCAGACGTTGGTGAAGAGCTGTGTTCTCTTTAGATTTATTGAGGATCTTCTGGTGACGCACAACGTCGATGTAAGCTTCAACGGCATCAAGTGCGATCGCTTCAGAACGCTCCAGCACACGCAGAGCAGCACCATCAACGCGGGCACTCTGGCGGTAGATCTCATTTACAGAGCCAAAGCCATCAAACAGCAGCTGCTCAGCTTCTACGCTCACCTGCTTGGCAGCGCGCCACTGTTCCGTCGTGTTGGATTGTGCTCTGCGAAGGCGCTCTGCACCAAAGGATGCATTCACGCTCAGCTTTGGCATGAAGGCACTTTGAGAAGCACGCAGTTCCTGATCACGCGCTCTTCTGTTCGCTGCAGACTCTACAATGTCCGGATTTGTGAGAACGGCGGTTTCAACGGCATCTCTTAAAGACGCGGAATGAGCAGACGTTACCCCCAACGCGCACATCAAAAGTGCAACAGAAGTACCTCGAAAAAGCATTGCCCTACACCCCAATGACTTTTCCATGAACGGTGTTTACCTCAACCAACCAAAGACAACGAGATTTCATCTTCACATCGCCCTTGATTTTCCGCCCATGGGAAAACAAAAAGAAAATCTAAGAGAGTAAAATCACGTGTTGAGATTTTTATCAATATATTTTTTCACATTACAAATGATACCCTTAAATTTAAAGAGAACCTTTGAATATATGCAACACTCAGCACAGCAAACTTATAGAAAAAAGCAAGAATACTTAAATAGATACCCAACACACCCAGAACGCATTACAGCGTTACCCGCAAAACATATTTATTAGAACTCATCTAGGAAGAAATAGAGTCACCTCTACTCACCCTCAGTATAGTACTGAGGAAAATTAGAAAGATAAAATTTTAGGGATATTCATTCCCAGTCGCTAAAATACCACCTGTCATTGAATTTTATTTACGCCACTGGAACCTAAGAAATCCAACAGTTCCCACAAATTAACCATAAGACAGAAAACCGAATACTGATTCTTTTAATTTCCATCGCAATGAAGCCCTCCTCCTCCCCCTCATTTCCCAAGGAACAAGCAAAGAAAAAGGCGGATGCTTGTGGCACCCGCCCTGAATTGATCAGCTCGCTAATTCCGGAACACTTAGTTCAGCAGCAGGTCTGGCACGAAGAGCGCCAGCTGCGGAATGAAAGTGGTCAGGACCAACGTTGGTAGCCACGCGAAGAAGATGAACATCAGCGTTGGCTTCAGCATCTTGTCGACGGAGGTGTCTGTCACCTTAGAGCCAAGATACAGCAGCGGTGCGGTTGGCGGTGTAATGTTCGCCATACCCAGATTCACACCCAGAACAGCTGCAAAGTGGATCGGGTCCATTCCAACGCCCTGCACGATTGGCAAAAGCAGAGGTGTTGAGAGCAGAATGCCGGAAATGTCATCCATCAGCATACCGATGATGATCATCACCAGGTTCACCATCAGCAGGATCATGATCGGATCTTCAGAGACGGAGTAGACGAACTCCTCTGCAATCGCAGGGATGTCTTCAAAGATCAGGAAGCGGCTAACGATCAGAACCATGAAGATCATCGCCATCACCACACCAATGGTAATGCCAGAGCTCAACACGGTCTCACGGAAGGTCTTCCAGGTCAGACCACGGTAAACGTAGATCGCAACAGGGATCGCATAGATCACAGCTACACCGGCAGCTTCTGTTGGCGTCATCACGCCGCCGTAAATACCACCAAGGATGATGACCGGCATCATCAGCGCAGGAAACGCTTTCAGACCACGCTTCTTGAACTCGAAGTTGAAGTTTTCTGGACGCTCTTCCAGCTTGATGTCTTTATACTTGCGCAGCATGATCTGGTTCACAACGATCAGCAAAGTAATCAGGATCAGACCCGGAATAACCGTAGACAGGAATGCGCGCAGCACGGACTGCTGAGCAACCCAGGCATAAAGAATGTGTGAAGCACTCGGCGGGATCAGCAGACCCAGCGGTGCTGCACTCACAATCAGCGCAGCAGACTGGCCTTGCGGATAGTTAGCCTTGCGCAGGTGCGGCATCATGATGCCACCGATACAGGTCAGCGTCGCGTTTGCACTGCCGGAGATGGAACCGAACACGCCGGAAGCCAGAACAGTTGCCGCAGACAGGCCGCCTTTGATGTGCCCGATAAACAGCTCAGCAAGTGCCACGAGAGGCGCAGCAATGCGGCCCTTCTCCATGATACCGCCAGCCATGATGAACAGCGGAATAGCCAGCAGCACCACATTGTTCATCTTCCAGTGACCGGTTGGCAGATAACCAGCCACATCGTGACCGCCCATATAGGCGAGGAAAATCAGAATTGCGCCAAACGCCAGATGCACACTGACACCAAGCAGCAGCAGGCCGCAAAGAATGGCGATAGATCCTACAATAATCATTGCGCAGCCCCTTGTGCTTTTACTTGTTCTTCTTCAGGGTCAACACTCTCCGCGATTTCGCGCGGCTCGCGCTCTGGCCATTTTGGGCCGTTCCTGAGCAGCAGATAGAAGTGCAGCACCGCAAACAGGGTCATAAACAGGAAACCGAGGAAAATACCGAGGCGTGGCACGAAGAATGGGATCTTCAGAGCAACAGTTGTCTGCCAGATTGGGTAGGATGCCAGTTCTTCCTGAAGCATCAGGAAGCCCCAATACGTCACAGCGGACAGCACACCAATCTCGATGATTTCAACTGCAATCTCACGCCACCAGATGATGCGTGGGTTCTTGATAAGAAAGCCAAGCACGTCTGCGTTTACGTGCTCTTTGCGTGCTGAGGCGACAGCAGCAGCCATGAAGAACATCCAGAAACTGACAGTCATCAGCCATTCTTCATAGGCGAATAAGTTACCACCAAAGCCATAACGGACGATCACCACCATAAAGAATGTGAGCGCCATGATTACACCGCCTGCTGTAATCATGAGGTTCATCAGTTTAATGACGCCGTTCAGCGGTTTAGCCACTGGTCTTGGAAGTTCGCTTGTCAGAATACTCATCTGATATGCCCTTCGTTATAAAAACAAAAAACTCATAGAAAAGGCCGACGCAGAGTATGCGTCGGCCTTGAAGAGAAGGGCTTATTTGAAGTCTTTCTTCAGACGGTCAATGGTGTCCTGACCAACAACTTCAGCCATTGCAGGCCAAACCTGCTCACGAACACGTGCAGCCAGAGCCTGCTCCTGTTCTGGGGTGAAGCTCAGGACTTCGTAACCGGACTCTACGAGTTTCTGCTTGAAGTTCGCATCGTTCTCTTTGTTGAACTGGAAGTACTGCTTGGAAGCTTTGTCAAACGCAGCTTTCACAACAGCTTTCTGCTCGTCGTTCATCTTGTTCCAGGTTTTCATGGAACCGTAGAAAGAGTTGATTTCAGAGATCGCATTGTACTCTACGAAGTACTTACCAACGTTGGATTTTGCGAAGATGGTGTAAGCAGCCTGCTTGGTGCAGCACAGGGTGCCGTCAACAATACCGGACTGCATCGCAGGGAACATGTCACCCCAAGCCATGGTGGTGGTGTTGTAGCCCAGTGTTTCAGCCATGTCTTTAACCACAGCAGAAGACCAAACGCGGATGTTCATGCCTTTGTCGCCAAAGCCAGCGTAGTCTTCAGGCTTCTTGTTCGCAACAACGCCAACAAAACCTTCAGGGTTGTGGTTGAACAGCTTCAGGCCGAGTTTTTCAAGACGCTCGTTGATGATCTTGTTGTACTCGGACTCTGGGTTCAACATCACGTTTTCCAGATCATCCCAGCTGGTGAACAGGTAAGGCATGGACATGATGTCGAGCACTGGGTCTTTGTGGGAGTAGATGAATGCCATCACAAAGTCCACGTTACCGCGGATGGTATCTTCAACCAAAGACTCACCGGAACCGAGCTGGCTTGCAGGGAAGACAGAAACTTTCAGTCCAACATCTGCAGCCTCAATTTCCTTTTCGATCTGCTTCAGCATTTTGGTGCCTTCGTGATCGACAGGAACCGTACCAGCAATTTTCAAACGCAGGTCAGCTGCGTAAACTGAAGAAGCCAGTGTCAAAGCAACTGCGCTTGCTGCACCTACGCTCAGAACGCGACGGAAACCCTTTGATACAGATTTAAGGCTAGGTTTGTTCATTCTTGTCTCCCTAATAACCATCCAGATATGCA
Coding sequences:
- a CDS encoding type I secretion system permease/ATPase codes for the protein MTVETENSAEVNVKDPLIEAIKYIARSYGNYATASVILAGLPYDGQRLSIKLVERAASNCGMRALVVKKKAATIPAISLPAILVFEDGSLRILKELNENTGHASIVDAEKPEEQQILSIGALEELYSGHAIFFKPVNMTSEISGMGSGRDGHWFWGVIAGFWKDYIHVAIAALVINSLALASPLFIMNVYDRVLPNFAVPTLWALAAGVVLALVFDGVLKTARSSIINMTGKQADLAIASRIFSHALGLDLENRPGSTGQFANHIKEFETVREFFTSSSLVALIDMCFIGLFVMVLFIIVGPIAYVPLAAVPVVILINLLVQLALAGSVDQATKESAMRHSVLVESIANIDTIRALNAESSMQIKWERSVASSAAAILKGRYWSTLAQSLTGFAQALVSICIVVWGVYLVNEGAVNMGGLIAAMMLSGRVLAPLSSIAGTLTRLRQTMHSYKMLSGLMDLPAERRPNRTYVNSRITSGAVTFQNVSFRYPEAAEDSLRDVNFEIRPGETIGLIGRVGAGKSTVGRLLAGLYTPSDGAILVDQIDTRQYDPADLRDGVGFLSQDNVLFSGSLRENIVVGRPQASNEDIYRAAHIAGVEDFVATHPHGFDMQVGEGGRLLSGGQKQSVALARMLLRQPRLLFLDEPSSHLDTASERRLLERLREYNSPDTTMIISTHRTSLLQLTDRLIALDKGQLVADGPRDLVIEKLRTLGATRQEQRQRSAEGV
- a CDS encoding TolC family outer membrane protein — translated: MLFRGTSVALLMCALGVTSAHSASLRDAVETAVLTNPDIVESAANRRARDQELRASQSAFMPKLSVNASFGAERLRRAQSNTTEQWRAAKQVSVEAEQLLFDGFGSVNEIYRQSARVDGAALRVLERSEAIALDAVEAYIDVVRHQKILNKSKENTALHQRLAREVKERYDGGETGAADLAQVQERVAATRMITASVRKSLLDAMAKYRRVVGVAPNNLMAVSAANSAAAKSLSSALAMSRQSNPLILSAEADTDAAGFALEQSSSSFMPRVTLNGSANFGDDLNGYEGRSDDYRIMVRLKWNLYNGGYDSAMRGRAVEQLAEAQARVDRMRRETDEAVEQAWASVQTTRERISALRQSVSANQRVVSGYRQEYNIGQRSLLDVLNAENALFNSRIDLISAEYILKFSTYQLQGTTGNLLAMFDITPPAEARADRRGNTSVFPQAAGFQIEPLR
- a CDS encoding TRAP transporter large permease → MIIVGSIAILCGLLLLGVSVHLAFGAILIFLAYMGGHDVAGYLPTGHWKMNNVVLLAIPLFIMAGGIMEKGRIAAPLVALAELFIGHIKGGLSAATVLASGVFGSISGSANATLTCIGGIMMPHLRKANYPQGQSAALIVSAAPLGLLIPPSASHILYAWVAQQSVLRAFLSTVIPGLILITLLIVVNQIMLRKYKDIKLEERPENFNFEFKKRGLKAFPALMMPVIILGGIYGGVMTPTEAAGVAVIYAIPVAIYVYRGLTWKTFRETVLSSGITIGVVMAMIFMVLIVSRFLIFEDIPAIAEEFVYSVSEDPIMILLMVNLVMIIIGMLMDDISGILLSTPLLLPIVQGVGMDPIHFAAVLGVNLGMANITPPTAPLLYLGSKVTDTSVDKMLKPTLMFIFFAWLPTLVLTTFIPQLALFVPDLLLN
- a CDS encoding TRAP transporter small permease, which codes for MSILTSELPRPVAKPLNGVIKLMNLMITAGGVIMALTFFMVVIVRYGFGGNLFAYEEWLMTVSFWMFFMAAAVASARKEHVNADVLGFLIKNPRIIWWREIAVEIIEIGVLSAVTYWGFLMLQEELASYPIWQTTVALKIPFFVPRLGIFLGFLFMTLFAVLHFYLLLRNGPKWPEREPREIAESVDPEEEQVKAQGAAQ
- the dctP gene encoding TRAP transporter substrate-binding protein DctP encodes the protein MNKPSLKSVSKGFRRVLSVGAASAVALTLASSVYAADLRLKIAGTVPVDHEGTKMLKQIEKEIEAADVGLKVSVFPASQLGSGESLVEDTIRGNVDFVMAFIYSHKDPVLDIMSMPYLFTSWDDLENVMLNPESEYNKIINERLEKLGLKLFNHNPEGFVGVVANKKPEDYAGFGDKGMNIRVWSSAVVKDMAETLGYNTTTMAWGDMFPAMQSGIVDGTLCCTKQAAYTIFAKSNVGKYFVEYNAISEINSFYGSMKTWNKMNDEQKAVVKAAFDKASKQYFQFNKENDANFKQKLVESGYEVLSFTPEQEQALAARVREQVWPAMAEVVGQDTIDRLKKDFK